The proteins below come from a single Chrysoperla carnea chromosome 1, inChrCarn1.1, whole genome shotgun sequence genomic window:
- the LOC123305286 gene encoding probable protein S-acyltransferase 23, with translation MVADADHSAPTVNDAKDTNSVSYGDTNDVYNEKGLRTIFDVVKTGDVVEVESLIEKLGSQILRARDEWGYTPAHWAALDGHVEIMRYLVEHQAPIDLSCLGTQGPRPIHWACRKGHAAIVQILLQAGVAVNAADFKGLTPLMTACMFGRTATAAFLLGMGALNHLVDINGDTALHWAAYKGHADLIRLLMYSGVNLQKADHFGSTPLHLACLSGNVTCVKILCEKSNIDLDPLDKNDKTPLMLARSHRHTDIVQVLESEKKRRSRWFPPISEIWGLLFGAAGDSKGPLLLFITSVLLWGYPMYLIRCVPITWNILRGSHYCFIFWNVVMWLSWIIANRKNPGYVPLNSETYYRTIKQIPYYDKWKKRNVILSRLCHSCRCLRPLRAKHCRICNRCVSYFDHHCPFIYNCVGVRNRMWFFLFVMSVAINCSYSIYFALYCVAIEGFEMLYVLGLIESFVFCALGWILTCTSVLHACMNLTTNEMFNYKRYPYLRDKRGRYLNPFSRGPFLNLLEFFFCSSETYYEEDYLLEELI, from the exons ATGGTAGCCGATGCAGACCATTCAGCCCCAACAGTGAATGATGCCAAAGATACGAATAGTGTCTCTTATGGAGACACAAATGATGTGTACAATGAAAAAGGGTTACGAACAATTTTCGATGTGGTCAAAACTGG TGATGTGGTCGAAGTTGAATCACTTATTGAAAAACTTGGATCGCAAATATTACGAGCTCGTGACGAATGGGGTTACACTCCAGCCCATTGGGCTGCATTGGACGGGCACGTAGAAATAATGCGGTACTTGGTTGAACATCAAGCTCCAATTGATTTATCATGTTTGGGTACACAAGGACCAAGGCCCATACATTGGGCTTGCAG AAAGGGACATGCAGCAATAGTGCAAATACTTTTACAAGCCGGAGTTGCTGTGAATGCTGCTGATTTTAAAGGATTAACACCTTTAATGACCGCATGTATGTTTGGTCGAACAGCTACTGCGGCATTTTTATTAGGCATGGGAGCGTTAAATCATCTTGTGGATATTAATGGAGATACGGCCTTACATTGGGCTGCATATAAAGGTCATGCTGATTTGATACGTCTTTTGATGTATTCGGGAGTTAATCTGCAAAAAGCTGACCATTTTGGATCAACACCTTTACATTTGGCATGTTTATCGGGGAATGTTACATGCGTTAAAATTTTATGCgaaaag agTAATATCGATCTGGATCCATTggacaaaaatgataaaacgcCATTAATGTTGGCAAGAAGTCACCGTCATACAGATATTGTTCAAGTTTTGGAGAGTGAAAAGAAAAGACGTTCACGTTGGTTCCCGCCAATATCTGAAATTTGGGGATTGTTATTTGGAGCTGCTGGTGATTCAAAAGGaccattattgttatttataacaTCTGTACTTCTGTGGGGTTATCCAATGTATTTAATCAGG tgCGTTCCAATCACATGGAATATTCTACGCGGTTCCCATTATTGTTTCATATTCTGGAATGTTGTAATGTGGCTGAGTTGGATAATAGCAAATCGTAAAAATCCTGGATACGTtccattaaattctgaaacatATTATCGAACAATTAAACAAATACCATACTATGATAAATGGAAAAAACGGAATGTGATTTTATCACGATTATGTCATAGTTGTCGATGTTTACGACCGTTACGTGCGAAACATTGCCGAATATGTAATCGTTGCGTATCATATTTTGATCATCATTgtccatttatttataattgtgttGGTGTACGAAATCGTATGTGGTTCTTTTTGTTTGTGATGAGTGTAGCGATTAATTGCTCGTATTCGATATATTTTGCCTTGTACTGTGTGGCTATCGAAGGTTTCGAAATGCTTTATGTACTTGGTTTAATTGAATCGTTTGTATTCTGTGCCTTGGGATGGATTTTAACATGTACTTCG gttcTACATGCTTGCATGAATTTAACCACAAATGAAATGTTCAATTACAAACGTTATCCATATTTACGTGACAAGCGTGGGAGATATTTAAATCCATTTTCACGTggaccatttttaaatttactagaATTCTTCTTTTGCTCATCGGAAACTTACTACGAAGAGGATTATCTATTGGAAGAGCTTATTTGA